One window of the Atribacterota bacterium genome contains the following:
- a CDS encoding dihydrodipicolinate synthase family protein, with protein sequence MTNINLSGIFPPIVTPFQKEEIAYNYLMENVEKWNNSGIKGFVVLGSNGENVFLSEEEKIKVAKTVIENAAKDMVIIVGSGCESARETIYLTNKLAGLGAHAALVVTPFYYGSKMNDEALIKYYSMVADKTEIPILLYNVPKFTGVNLSIEALALLSKHPNIIGIKDSSGNVNQLGRYLNKVNNNFSILVGTAGALLGALILGCKGGILALANIAPEKCVEIYQLVQDGKLMEAKELQLRMIPVNHATTTIYGISGLKYAMDLLGYKGGVTRLPLLPLKNEEKEKIRNILLEAGLKIIPIQ encoded by the coding sequence TTGACCAATATAAACTTATCTGGTATCTTCCCACCCATTGTTACCCCTTTCCAAAAAGAAGAGATAGCTTATAATTATTTAATGGAAAATGTTGAAAAGTGGAATAATAGTGGTATTAAAGGTTTTGTAGTATTGGGTTCCAATGGAGAAAATGTTTTCCTTTCCGAAGAGGAAAAAATTAAAGTAGCAAAAACTGTAATTGAAAATGCGGCTAAAGATATGGTTATTATAGTGGGTTCTGGTTGTGAATCAGCTCGAGAAACTATTTACCTTACCAACAAATTAGCTGGATTAGGAGCTCATGCTGCTCTGGTTGTCACACCCTTCTATTATGGCAGTAAAATGAATGATGAGGCACTAATAAAATACTATTCCATGGTAGCTGATAAAACGGAAATACCTATCTTGCTATACAATGTGCCAAAATTTACCGGTGTTAACCTGAGCATAGAAGCCTTAGCCTTGCTTTCCAAACACCCCAATATAATTGGTATTAAAGATAGCAGTGGAAATGTCAATCAGCTGGGTCGATATCTTAATAAAGTTAATAATAATTTCAGTATCTTAGTCGGTACCGCAGGAGCATTATTGGGGGCACTGATTCTGGGATGCAAAGGAGGTATTCTCGCCTTGGCTAACATTGCTCCGGAAAAGTGTGTAGAAATTTATCAATTAGTACAGGATGGTAAATTAATGGAAGCAAAAGAGCTTCAGCTACGTATGATACCCGTAAATCATGCCACTACTACCATTTATGGCATAAGCGGTCTTAAATATGCAATGGATTTATTAGGTTATAAAGGTGGTGTGACCAGGTTACCGCTTTTACCGCTTAAGAATGAGGAAAAAGAGAAAATTAGAAATATCTTATTAGAAGCTGGTTTAAAAATAATTCCTATACAATAA
- a CDS encoding phenylalanine--tRNA ligase beta subunit-related protein, with protein MVDIIISDKLKQVCSNIRLGVIQSDIKYEKKNKLLWYEIKQAVSQIKNSLSQNQIAELSVIRHTRDAYLALGKEPARYRCSAEALLRRVIQGKELYQINNAVDIINLISLLFYFSIGCYDYNKLTEPIVFDIGKEKENYQAIGRGMMNIAHLPVFRDSRGAFGSPTSDSERSMITAKTREIVIVIIDFKGTGPLQNSLEKTLFCLQEYAGAKNSKYSIIV; from the coding sequence ATGGTTGATATCATAATTTCCGATAAATTAAAACAAGTCTGTTCTAATATAAGGTTAGGAGTTATTCAATCAGATATTAAATATGAAAAGAAAAACAAACTTCTCTGGTATGAGATTAAGCAAGCAGTTTCTCAGATTAAAAATTCTCTAAGCCAGAATCAAATAGCTGAACTTTCTGTCATAAGACATACTCGGGATGCTTATCTTGCCCTGGGAAAAGAACCAGCACGATATCGTTGTTCTGCTGAGGCTTTGCTACGGCGAGTTATTCAAGGAAAAGAACTATATCAGATTAACAACGCGGTTGATATTATCAATTTAATCTCTCTTTTATTCTATTTTTCTATAGGATGCTATGATTACAATAAATTAACAGAACCAATTGTCTTTGATATAGGTAAGGAAAAGGAAAACTATCAAGCCATTGGAAGAGGAATGATGAATATTGCTCATTTACCGGTTTTCAGAGATTCTCGGGGTGCCTTCGGTAGTCCTACCAGTGATTCAGAGAGGTCAATGATTACCGCCAAAACCAGAGAAATAGTGATTGTTATCATTGATTTTAAAGGAACAGGCCCTTTACAGAATTCACTGGAAAAGACACTATTCTGCTTACAAGAGTACGCTGGTGCGAAAAACTCTAAATACTCAATTATTGTATAG
- the speE gene encoding polyamine aminopropyltransferase, whose translation MSQIELWFGEQYGKENGRYLQIKVDNVLERIKSPFQEICVLYSSAFGKILVNDGIIMLTEADEASYHEMIAHIPLCTHAQPEKVLVIGGGDGGTVREIIKHPQVNRVDVCEIDKQVIEVCQRHFPSLAKSFNHDKVHLYFQDGAQFLTTKKNQYDVIIVDSTDPIGPGTTLFTKKFYQSIFYSLKKDGIAVSQMESIFWHTSFIQNNFRFMKKIFPIAAYYYTMVPTYPSGMIGFSFCSKKYHPIKDFIAERVEGLPELKYYHTDIHKAAFVLPAFTRNIF comes from the coding sequence TTGAGTCAGATTGAATTATGGTTTGGAGAGCAATACGGAAAAGAAAATGGACGTTATCTACAGATAAAAGTTGATAACGTCCTGGAAAGAATAAAGTCACCCTTTCAGGAAATCTGTGTGTTATATTCATCTGCCTTTGGTAAAATTCTTGTTAATGATGGTATTATTATGCTTACTGAAGCAGATGAAGCCAGCTATCATGAGATGATTGCCCATATACCTCTCTGTACCCATGCACAGCCAGAAAAAGTATTGGTGATAGGAGGAGGAGATGGTGGAACTGTTCGGGAAATCATAAAACATCCTCAAGTTAATAGAGTGGACGTTTGTGAGATTGACAAGCAAGTTATTGAGGTCTGCCAGAGACACTTTCCAAGTTTGGCAAAAAGTTTTAATCATGATAAAGTACATCTCTATTTTCAAGACGGAGCCCAATTTTTAACTACTAAAAAAAATCAATATGATGTAATTATTGTTGATTCTACAGATCCTATCGGACCTGGTACTACTCTATTCACCAAAAAATTTTATCAATCTATATTTTATTCTTTAAAAAAGGATGGGATTGCCGTGAGCCAGATGGAATCAATCTTTTGGCACACTAGTTTTATCCAGAATAATTTTAGATTTATGAAAAAAATATTTCCCATTGCTGCATATTACTACACTATGGTGCCTACCTATCCCAGTGGTATGATTGGATTCAGTTTTTGTTCTAAAAAGTATCATCCCATTAAGGATTTTATAGCAGAACGGGTGGAAGGATTACCAGAATTAAAATATTACCATACTGATATTCATAAAGCTGCCTTTGTGCTCCCTGCTTTTACCAGAAATATTTTTTAA
- the speD gene encoding adenosylmethionine decarboxylase has product MDYLGNHLLVELYECDSLKLNNQNQLERVLKEAVRISGATALKTSFHQFAPQGVSGVVIIAESHFTIHTWPEYGYAALDIFTCGETINSQKALDYIEKELDVKMLSVTEMKRGNIQFPLKIDKKSSSKVGVC; this is encoded by the coding sequence ATGGATTATTTGGGAAATCATCTTTTAGTGGAATTGTATGAATGTGATTCGTTAAAACTCAACAACCAGAACCAACTTGAAAGAGTATTAAAAGAGGCAGTTCGAATCTCCGGGGCTACTGCTTTAAAAACGTCTTTTCATCAATTTGCACCCCAGGGAGTCAGCGGTGTTGTTATTATAGCTGAATCTCATTTTACGATTCATACCTGGCCTGAATATGGTTATGCCGCATTGGATATATTTACCTGTGGAGAAACTATAAATAGCCAGAAAGCATTGGACTATATCGAGAAAGAGCTGGACGTAAAAATGTTATCAGTTACAGAAATGAAAAGAGGTAACATCCAATTTCCATTAAAGATAGATAAAAAATCATCTTCTAAGGTAGGGGTATGTTAA
- the deoD gene encoding purine-nucleoside phosphorylase has product MSIHINAEAGDIAPIVLLPGDPMRAKYIAENYLAESYCYNKVRGMYGFTGRYQGKLVSVQGTGMGIPSISIYLHELINQYQVRNLIRVGSCGSLQPDIKVRDIILAMSASTDSSLNKIRFNGNDYSPTACYQLLRKAELIAQEKSLPVKIGNILTTDMFYHDDPDYWLLWASYGVLAVEMETAALYTIAAKYKVKALSILTVSDSLITGEETSSTDREMTFNEMVELALNLIKEQEK; this is encoded by the coding sequence ATGAGTATTCATATTAATGCGGAAGCGGGTGATATCGCTCCTATTGTATTATTACCAGGCGATCCCATGCGAGCTAAATACATCGCTGAGAATTACCTGGCAGAATCATATTGTTACAATAAGGTAAGAGGAATGTATGGTTTTACTGGTCGTTATCAGGGGAAATTAGTTTCTGTACAGGGAACCGGCATGGGTATACCCTCTATTTCTATTTATCTCCACGAACTGATTAACCAATATCAGGTTCGCAATTTAATCAGGGTTGGTAGTTGCGGTTCATTGCAGCCTGATATAAAAGTGCGCGATATAATCCTAGCTATGAGTGCCTCCACTGATTCCAGTTTGAATAAAATCCGCTTCAATGGGAATGATTACTCCCCCACTGCTTGTTATCAACTTCTCAGGAAAGCTGAGTTAATTGCCCAGGAGAAATCTTTGCCAGTAAAGATTGGAAATATTCTCACTACTGATATGTTCTACCACGATGATCCCGATTACTGGCTTTTGTGGGCATCTTATGGTGTATTGGCGGTAGAAATGGAAACTGCTGCCTTATATACCATTGCAGCAAAATATAAAGTAAAGGCACTTTCTATCTTAACGGTAAGTGATAGCTTGATTACCGGGGAGGAAACCAGCTCTACGGATAGAGAGATGACCTTTAATGAGATGGTGGAATTAGCATTAAATTTAATAAAAGAACAAGAAAAATAA
- a CDS encoding zinc metalloprotease HtpX → MNLQMKMWILVILMFAILYGVIAGIGTYMGAGSVVSYIILAIGITLFQYLIGPNMVASMMKVKWVNPSEEPELHQMIEEMSNKAGIPKPKVGISQVAVPNAFAFGRSLKDGRVCVTSGMQKLLNKNELRAVIGHELSHIKHRDMIIVTVLSVIPLILYWLGTRLMYGGTWQDRENRGSAALVGMIAFLLYFVSNLLVLYGSRIREYYADQGSVSLGNPPHQLASALYKLTYGSAKLKGSRMGEQALNQVEGFRAFFLNDIAKAYQEFKTLKEVDQDLSGTIDAQELLALREKKVSINAPEKMMEIFTTHPNMLKRIKTLSLLS, encoded by the coding sequence ATGAATCTGCAAATGAAAATGTGGATTTTAGTTATATTAATGTTTGCTATACTTTACGGTGTTATTGCAGGTATCGGTACTTATATGGGAGCCGGAAGTGTTGTGAGCTATATCATACTGGCTATAGGAATAACATTGTTTCAATATCTTATCGGTCCCAATATGGTTGCTTCTATGATGAAAGTAAAATGGGTAAACCCATCAGAAGAGCCTGAACTTCATCAGATGATAGAAGAAATGTCTAATAAAGCAGGTATACCTAAGCCCAAAGTCGGTATTTCACAGGTAGCAGTTCCCAATGCCTTTGCCTTTGGTAGAAGCCTTAAAGATGGTCGAGTCTGTGTAACCAGTGGAATGCAAAAACTACTAAATAAAAATGAATTGAGAGCGGTAATAGGTCATGAACTTTCTCATATCAAGCACCGGGATATGATTATTGTCACTGTATTATCAGTTATCCCTCTGATACTTTACTGGTTAGGTACACGTTTGATGTACGGAGGGACTTGGCAAGATAGAGAAAATAGAGGATCAGCTGCCCTTGTTGGCATGATTGCCTTCCTTTTATATTTTGTGTCTAATCTGTTAGTACTTTACGGTTCTAGGATTAGGGAATACTATGCTGATCAGGGGAGTGTCAGTTTAGGGAATCCTCCTCATCAGCTTGCTTCTGCTCTATATAAATTAACCTATGGCTCTGCTAAACTTAAAGGAAGTCGGATGGGAGAACAAGCACTCAACCAGGTTGAGGGTTTTCGAGCATTTTTTCTGAACGATATTGCCAAAGCTTATCAAGAGTTCAAAACCCTAAAAGAAGTTGATCAAGATCTTAGTGGCACCATTGATGCTCAGGAGTTACTTGCTTTGAGAGAAAAAAAAGTGAGCATAAATGCACCTGAAAAGATGATGGAAATCTTTACCACGCATCCTAATATGTTAAAAAGGATTAAAACTTTATCTCTTTTATCTTAA
- a CDS encoding RimK family alpha-L-glutamate ligase, with protein sequence MEGWILYKQRQSEITSDKYEMNRFLEAAEQRDISLKILCPEQFDLLVNRDDNKSVIVDNNYTKLPQFLLPRQGASTPYFSLAVIRHLERLGVNTFNSSQSIEIVKDKLYTQQILAANNFPVPRTMLARYPLNIELIEETIGFPIVVKTISGSQGSGVFLCENQGHLEDLMQLIDTAKTQANFIIQEFIKTSKGHDLRVFIVGGRVIACMERISRDGNFKANFSRGGEVKAFTASKEVEWLATECGRVLNLDIAGIDLLFDGESFKICEANSSPGFKGIESCCDVSIPDVIFDFIKIRLGLLS encoded by the coding sequence ATGGAAGGCTGGATTCTTTATAAACAGCGGCAGAGTGAAATAACATCAGATAAATATGAAATGAATCGCTTTCTTGAAGCAGCAGAACAAAGAGATATAAGTTTAAAAATATTATGTCCGGAACAATTTGATTTGCTGGTTAATCGGGATGACAATAAAAGTGTAATCGTGGATAATAATTATACCAAATTACCACAATTTTTATTACCAAGACAGGGTGCCAGTACACCTTATTTTTCCCTGGCAGTTATTCGACATCTGGAGAGATTGGGGGTTAATACCTTTAATTCTTCACAGAGCATTGAAATAGTTAAAGATAAATTATATACACAACAGATCTTAGCTGCCAATAATTTCCCTGTTCCCCGTACTATGCTGGCTAGATATCCCTTAAATATTGAATTAATTGAAGAGACCATAGGTTTTCCTATAGTAGTTAAAACTATCTCTGGTTCACAGGGCAGTGGAGTTTTTTTATGTGAAAATCAAGGACATCTGGAAGACCTAATGCAATTAATCGATACTGCCAAAACCCAGGCTAATTTTATTATCCAGGAATTCATTAAAACAAGTAAAGGGCATGATTTAAGAGTATTCATTGTGGGAGGCAGAGTAATTGCCTGTATGGAAAGAATCTCTCGTGATGGTAATTTTAAAGCCAATTTTTCTCGTGGTGGTGAAGTAAAAGCTTTTACGGCAAGTAAAGAAGTTGAGTGGTTAGCTACTGAGTGCGGCAGAGTATTAAATCTAGATATTGCCGGGATTGATTTGTTATTTGATGGAGAGAGTTTTAAAATTTGTGAAGCCAACTCTTCACCGGGTTTTAAAGGAATTGAAAGTTGCTGTGATGTTAGTATTCCTGATGTCATCTTCGATTTTATCAAAATCAGATTAGGGCTTTTATCGTAA
- a CDS encoding YbhB/YbcL family Raf kinase inhibitor-like protein — protein MKLSSPDFEHEEYIPEKFTCDGEDISPSLIIEDIPQETKRLALIVEDPDAPAGTWIHWIVFNIHVTDVIEEGEVPGTQGLNDFRKLEYGGPCPPSGTHRYFFKLYALDTKLDLEEGCRKKDLLKAMEGHILAEAELVGLYLRK, from the coding sequence ATGAAATTAAGTAGTCCTGACTTTGAACATGAAGAGTATATTCCTGAAAAATTTACCTGCGATGGAGAAGATATCAGTCCTAGTTTAATCATTGAGGATATTCCGCAAGAAACAAAAAGGTTAGCACTGATAGTAGAGGATCCTGATGCACCGGCAGGCACCTGGATCCACTGGATTGTTTTTAATATTCATGTAACTGATGTGATAGAAGAGGGTGAAGTGCCCGGTACTCAGGGATTAAATGATTTTCGGAAATTAGAATACGGAGGTCCCTGCCCTCCATCCGGTACCCATCGTTATTTCTTTAAACTATATGCCCTGGATACAAAACTCGATTTAGAAGAGGGTTGTCGCAAAAAAGATTTATTAAAAGCCATGGAAGGACATATCTTAGCAGAAGCAGAATTAGTAGGTCTTTATCTGCGCAAATAA
- the nadE gene encoding NAD(+) synthase: MNEKLEYLKDKIRIDAQNVCHDLVQDIIKSKKEFKKQRVIVGLSGGLDSSVVTVLCVRALGKDMVKALLLPDSESSQMHLRDSFDLVRELGIPWEVIDITPFLRDLKIKKYGFASKIPFQNKIKGFLFKKAYQYYQSISGETPFASKLKGQEGKPYHNYIQRGQAILQAKNRFRMAILYYYAELEGRIVVGCTNKTEQHIGLFVKYGCDHLADIMPIIGLYKTQVRRLAKYLNISNHLIEKEPSPDLLPGLDDRTMIGLPYEEIDLILLAKENGLPPEEISQLLGIALEQIVYVFDLAYYAGSLR, encoded by the coding sequence ATGAATGAAAAACTCGAGTATCTGAAAGATAAGATAAGAATAGATGCTCAAAATGTTTGTCATGACCTGGTACAAGATATTATTAAATCTAAAAAGGAATTTAAAAAACAGCGTGTCATTGTTGGATTGAGCGGAGGATTGGATTCATCAGTAGTAACTGTCTTGTGTGTCAGGGCATTGGGAAAAGATATGGTAAAAGCCCTTCTGCTACCCGATAGCGAATCAAGCCAGATGCATTTGCGAGATTCTTTTGATCTTGTCAGGGAGCTGGGGATACCATGGGAGGTCATTGATATTACTCCTTTTTTGAGAGACCTTAAAATAAAAAAATATGGTTTTGCCAGTAAAATCCCTTTCCAAAATAAGATAAAAGGCTTTCTATTTAAAAAAGCCTATCAATATTATCAGAGCATTAGCGGAGAAACTCCCTTTGCCTCGAAGTTAAAGGGACAAGAGGGGAAACCTTATCATAACTATATCCAGAGAGGCCAGGCAATTCTGCAAGCAAAAAACCGTTTTAGAATGGCAATACTCTATTATTATGCAGAATTGGAAGGTAGAATTGTGGTTGGTTGTACCAATAAAACAGAACAGCACATTGGTCTTTTTGTAAAATATGGTTGTGATCATCTGGCTGATATTATGCCCATCATAGGTTTATACAAGACTCAGGTAAGACGGTTAGCTAAGTATCTGAACATATCTAACCATTTAATAGAGAAAGAACCTTCACCGGATTTGTTGCCTGGTCTGGATGACCGAACTATGATTGGGCTTCCTTATGAAGAGATAGACTTAATATTATTAGCCAAAGAAAATGGTTTGCCACCTGAAGAGATAAGTCAGTTACTGGGCATAGCATTAGAACAGATAGTATATGTATTTGATTTAGCCTATTATGCTGGCTCACTAAGATGA
- a CDS encoding HAD family hydrolase produces MTKAILFDLDNTLILFDEVKFFKAYIKKVAPIMSDIVSPHTLWRLVLNATKAVLHNNGKLTNQEVFFHTFTQGLEDKTEEIWNRFQQFYENEFDHLKTLITVNKGVSEIFSILSQKRIKIVIASNPFWPCSAMEKRMAWAGLTKEQVHLITHLENMHFCKPRLEYYQEICNKIKINPEDCLMVGDDPVNDMIAGKTGMKTFLITDSRRFSNTLRIISKKIRFSRGKKRVKPDYTGSLVQVQKIIPSFNS; encoded by the coding sequence ATGACAAAAGCAATTTTATTTGATCTTGACAACACCTTAATATTATTCGATGAAGTGAAATTTTTCAAAGCCTATATTAAAAAAGTCGCTCCAATTATGTCTGATATTGTCTCACCCCATACCCTTTGGCGATTGGTGCTAAATGCTACCAAAGCGGTTTTGCACAACAATGGTAAATTAACAAATCAGGAAGTTTTCTTTCATACCTTTACTCAGGGACTGGAAGATAAAACTGAAGAAATATGGAATCGCTTTCAACAATTTTATGAAAATGAATTCGACCACCTAAAAACTTTAATTACTGTAAATAAAGGTGTTTCAGAAATTTTTTCTATCCTTTCTCAGAAAAGAATAAAAATTGTGATTGCCTCCAATCCCTTCTGGCCATGTTCAGCAATGGAAAAAAGAATGGCTTGGGCAGGCTTAACTAAAGAACAGGTTCATTTAATTACCCATCTGGAAAATATGCACTTCTGTAAACCTCGTTTGGAATATTACCAGGAAATCTGTAATAAAATTAAGATAAATCCCGAAGATTGTCTGATGGTTGGAGATGATCCGGTTAATGATATGATAGCAGGAAAGACCGGTATGAAAACCTTTTTAATCACTGATAGTAGAAGGTTTAGTAATACATTAAGGATTATTAGTAAAAAAATAAGATTTAGCAGAGGCAAAAAGCGGGTCAAGCCTGATTATACCGGTTCTTTAGTTCAAGTTCAGAAAATTATCCCGTCATTTAATTCATAA
- a CDS encoding LysE family transporter → MSGVMAPGPITAVTVSKGTEQPQAGAFIALGHLMVELPLILLIIVGLGKFLEINWIKMVIGILGGLFLLKMGIGLLKNISNARVGQTTSSYTPLQAGIVLSIANPYFLIWWATIGAMLITGAYQFGLVGLISFILLHWGCDFCWYFFLSSLTFKGGRFFGRRLQQILFAVCGIFLLFFSGKFIYDVIIAAFRA, encoded by the coding sequence TTGTCAGGAGTAATGGCTCCCGGACCCATTACCGCTGTAACGGTAAGCAAAGGCACTGAGCAGCCTCAAGCTGGTGCTTTTATTGCTTTGGGACACCTCATGGTAGAACTACCACTTATCTTATTAATAATAGTTGGTCTGGGTAAATTTCTGGAAATTAACTGGATTAAGATGGTTATAGGTATTTTGGGAGGTTTATTTTTACTTAAAATGGGAATTGGATTATTGAAAAATATATCTAATGCCAGAGTAGGACAGACTACCTCTTCCTATACTCCCTTGCAAGCCGGTATTGTATTGAGTATTGCCAATCCCTATTTTTTAATATGGTGGGCAACCATAGGAGCTATGTTAATCACTGGTGCTTATCAATTCGGATTAGTTGGCTTAATTTCTTTTATTCTGTTGCACTGGGGTTGTGATTTTTGCTGGTACTTTTTTCTTTCTTCTCTGACCTTTAAAGGTGGTCGATTTTTCGGGCGGAGATTACAGCAGATTCTTTTTGCTGTTTGTGGTATATTTCTTTTGTTCTTTAGTGGAAAATTCATTTATGATGTTATAATAGCTGCCTTTAGAGCGTGA
- the mog gene encoding molybdopterin adenylyltransferase, with protein MIKVAIITVSDKGAQGQREDISGKTIENLLKKVKAQVVWYTIVPDELGVIKTTLIEAIEMYDADLVLTTGGTGLAQRDVTPEATRAVIEKSVPGISEIIRMESFKKTPHAILSRAIAGIRGKSIIINLPGSPKGVRESLNVILEALPHGIALLKGEAIECGNE; from the coding sequence ATGATTAAGGTTGCCATTATTACCGTAAGTGATAAGGGAGCGCAAGGACAAAGAGAAGATATAAGCGGAAAGACTATAGAAAATTTACTGAAAAAAGTAAAAGCCCAGGTGGTATGGTATACAATTGTTCCAGACGAACTGGGTGTAATTAAAACTACATTAATCGAAGCTATTGAGATGTATGATGCCGATCTGGTTCTTACCACCGGCGGTACAGGTTTGGCACAGAGAGATGTGACACCTGAAGCAACTAGAGCTGTTATAGAAAAGTCAGTACCTGGAATAAGTGAGATTATAAGAATGGAAAGCTTTAAAAAAACACCTCATGCCATATTATCCCGAGCTATAGCGGGTATTAGAGGCAAAAGCATCATCATTAATTTACCGGGTAGTCCTAAAGGAGTACGGGAATCACTCAATGTTATTTTAGAAGCCCTACCTCATGGCATTGCTCTATTAAAGGGCGAGGCAATCGAATGTGGTAATGAATAA